A portion of the Roseovarius sp. SCSIO 43702 genome contains these proteins:
- the dgcN gene encoding N-acetyltransferase DgcN, with protein sequence MIETPYLLFLGDAPDMLAAKVAIGIRDWRPDHAVGQLRLEGCGADLGLTDMTLTEAREAGAKTVVIGVANRGGVISQEWKKVLIMALEEGFDLASGLHNLLRDEPDLKAVAEATGRKLHDVRVPSVKYPIADGKKRRGKRCLAVGTDCSVGKMYTAMAMEGVMRERGMKATFRATGQTGILITGDGVPLDAVVADFMAGSIEWLTPDNDDDHWDLIEGQGSLFHVSYSGVTMALIHGGQPDALILCHEPTREHMRGLPDYTPPTLQALRDTALPLARIANPACEAVGISINTQHMSEADAKAYLEKVEAEMGLPATDPYRFGSEKLVDALAAM encoded by the coding sequence ATGATCGAGACACCGTATCTTCTTTTCCTGGGTGACGCGCCCGACATGCTGGCCGCGAAGGTCGCCATCGGCATCCGGGACTGGCGCCCCGACCATGCCGTCGGGCAGCTTCGCCTCGAAGGGTGCGGCGCGGACCTGGGCCTGACGGACATGACGCTGACAGAGGCCAGGGAGGCCGGAGCGAAGACAGTGGTGATCGGCGTGGCCAATCGCGGAGGGGTGATCAGCCAGGAATGGAAAAAGGTGCTGATCATGGCGCTCGAGGAAGGGTTCGACCTGGCCTCGGGGCTGCACAACCTCCTGCGCGACGAGCCCGACCTGAAGGCGGTGGCCGAGGCGACGGGACGCAAGCTTCACGACGTGCGCGTGCCTTCGGTCAAGTATCCCATCGCCGACGGCAAGAAGCGGCGCGGGAAGCGCTGCCTCGCGGTGGGCACGGATTGCTCGGTCGGCAAGATGTACACCGCCATGGCGATGGAAGGCGTGATGCGCGAGCGCGGCATGAAGGCCACGTTTCGGGCGACCGGGCAGACGGGCATCCTCATCACCGGCGACGGCGTGCCGCTCGACGCGGTGGTCGCGGATTTCATGGCAGGCTCGATCGAATGGCTCACGCCCGACAATGACGACGATCACTGGGATCTGATCGAGGGCCAGGGCTCGCTTTTCCACGTCTCCTATTCGGGGGTGACGATGGCGCTGATCCATGGCGGGCAGCCCGATGCGCTGATCCTCTGCCATGAACCCACGCGGGAGCACATGCGCGGCCTGCCCGACTACACGCCGCCCACGCTCCAGGCGCTGCGGGACACGGCGCTGCCGCTTGCGCGGATCGCGAACCCGGCCTGTGAAGCGGTGGGCATCTCGATCAACACGCAGCACATGAGCGAGGCGGACGCGAAAGCCTACCTTGAAAAGGTCGAGGCGGAGATGGGTCTTCCGGCGACGGATCCCTATCGCTTCGGGTCGGAAAAGCTCGTGGACGCGCTGGCCGCGATGTGA
- a CDS encoding MFS transporter, with protein MKRAILDNWALFLGMLGLMVANGLLVTLLSIRGASLGFSPLTISLMQACYPLGALIGTIAAPHLIEKVGHIRVFSAFASMVSVAAIAHLLTDDPWSWSAMRFLAGVCFPGLYVVTESWLNAKSENRIRAQVLSIYFIIQTVGPAVGTAMVGLPDPTGNMLFGLASILLSVAIVPLLLSNNRAPEYSAPDRMTVRRLYRVSPMAVLGIVIMSVGVSAWFVGLPLYALELGLSEQQASGALVLAMGAAGLSQYPVGWISDRTDRRLVVMGLCILTALAAMWMALDQRPLAVFAGFGVIAAMSLPVYSILAAHANDQLQPGQVVAASGAMAFLMQFGQVFGMFLGPNMIALFEGRGLPALVAVTSLVVVGIAVMRRARSDAPEDTGEFVPTGVLGVAQPGMFQAEYLAEEEETTQESSGHSDQDK; from the coding sequence ATGAAACGCGCGATACTCGACAACTGGGCGCTCTTTCTCGGCATGCTGGGCCTCATGGTCGCCAACGGGCTGCTTGTCACGCTCCTGTCGATCCGGGGTGCCTCGCTCGGCTTCAGCCCGCTGACGATCTCGCTGATGCAGGCCTGCTACCCGCTGGGCGCGCTCATCGGCACCATCGCCGCGCCTCACCTGATCGAGAAGGTGGGTCATATCCGCGTCTTCTCGGCATTCGCGTCGATGGTGTCGGTCGCGGCGATCGCGCATCTGCTGACCGACGATCCGTGGAGCTGGAGCGCCATGCGGTTCCTCGCCGGCGTATGTTTTCCGGGGCTCTACGTCGTGACCGAAAGCTGGCTCAACGCCAAGAGCGAGAACCGCATCCGCGCGCAGGTTCTCTCGATCTATTTCATCATCCAGACGGTCGGGCCGGCGGTCGGCACGGCGATGGTGGGTCTTCCCGATCCGACCGGCAACATGCTTTTCGGCCTGGCCTCGATCCTCCTGTCGGTGGCCATCGTCCCGCTGCTCCTGTCGAACAACCGCGCGCCGGAATACTCGGCACCCGACCGGATGACCGTGCGTCGCCTCTATCGCGTGTCGCCCATGGCCGTGTTGGGGATCGTGATCATGAGCGTCGGCGTCTCGGCGTGGTTCGTGGGCCTGCCGCTCTACGCGCTCGAACTCGGGCTCTCGGAACAGCAGGCCTCGGGCGCGCTGGTCCTCGCCATGGGAGCGGCGGGGCTGTCGCAATATCCGGTGGGCTGGATCTCGGATCGCACCGACCGCCGGCTTGTCGTCATGGGGCTTTGTATCCTGACGGCGCTGGCCGCGATGTGGATGGCGCTGGACCAGAGGCCGCTTGCGGTCTTTGCGGGGTTCGGCGTCATCGCGGCCATGAGCCTGCCGGTCTACTCGATCCTCGCGGCGCACGCCAACGACCAGTTGCAGCCCGGCCAGGTGGTCGCAGCCTCGGGGGCCATGGCCTTCCTCATGCAGTTCGGGCAGGTCTTCGGAATGTTCCTCGGGCCGAACATGATCGCGCTTTTCGAGGGTCGGGGCCTGCCTGCGCTGGTGGCTGTCACCAGCCTCGTGGTGGTGGGGATCGCGGTGATGCGGCGCGCGCGGAGCGACGCGCCGGAGGACACCGGCGAGTTCGTCCCGACCGGGGTTCTGGGCGTCGCGCAGCCGGGCATGTTCCAGGCGGAATATCTCGCGGAAGAGGAGGAGACGACGCAAGAATCTTCCGGTCATTCCGACCAAGACAAATGA